In Paenibacillus durus, the DNA window GAGACGCCGTAGTTGAGCTGGCAGAACTCCTGGATTTCCTCGCTGCTGCCGGGCTCCTGCGCCGCAAACTGGTTGCTGGGGAAGCCGAGTATCTCAAAGCCCCGGTCCTTGAATTTTTCGTAGACCTCTTGGAGACCTTTGTATTGAGGGGTGAAGCCGCACTTGCTGGCCGTGTTCACAATAAGCAGCACCTTGCCTTTATACTTGGATAACGATTCTTCCTGACCGCGCAGAGTGTTAGCATGGAAATCATAAACGCTCATGAATGGGGTCCTCCTCTATATTATAATATATTTATCACAATTTAATTTTAAACAATTTACAAGCAGAATCAAGACCTTTTGAGAAAATTTAAAATTTTTTGTAATTTCCCGTTTCAAATCGCGCCTCAAGTTTAATAAAAGGTAGTGTCAGGGTAAAAATTGGATTATAAAGGAGACGATATTCATGAAAGCATTGTATACGGCTACCGCAACGGTTCGCGGCGGACGTGAAGGCTCATTTGAATCCTCCGACGGCGCTTTGAAGCATAATCTGAGCATGCCCAAAGAGCTGGGTGGTTCGGGAGGAACGGGCACGAATCCTGAGCAGCTGTTTGCTGCGGGATACGGCGCCTGCTATGAAAGCGCGCTGGCCTTTATTGCCCGTAAGGAAGGCGTCAAGCTTCAGGATGTGGAGGTTACGTCGAACGTATCCATCGGCAAAGATGAGAGCGACGGAGGATTCAAGCTGTCCGTACGGCTTGATGTAAAAATGTCGGATGTTGACCATGACCAAGCGGAGGATTTGGCGAAGAAAGCCCATGATTTCTGTCCATACTCCAAAGCGACGAGGGGAAATATCGAGGTGGAGCTTAATGTACTGGAAATGAGCCGGCAGTAATTCCTTCGCTAAGGTGGCTGATGAAACTATTGAAGACTGCATAAATAAAAGACCCGTCTCCGCATTGATGATGCGAAAACGGGTCTTTTTTTGAATTTCTGAACGACTGAAGTTACAACCGTTGTTACTCTACCGGCGGTTTGCTGTCAATAATCAGCTGCGCTTCGTCATTAGTGAGGTCGTAATTCAGGAACTGCTTATAGAAACTTACGGTTTCTTGGACGATGTTCAGGTCAGGAAACAGATCAGGATGCAGCGTTTTGGCCGCCCATTGGATTTGCAGCGCAGCTTCTGCGCCGTAACGGTCCCAGAGGAAAGCGCCGCTCGGGTTGTTATAGACATGGCCGTTCTTAACGGCATTCAGTGTCTTCCATGCAGGATCGTCCATGATGTGGTCGGTATCCGTCAGGCCGCTGCCGATCATGATATAATCCGGATTCCAGGCAACAATCTGCTCCAGACTTACCGGCTTCATGTTGCCGCTAATCTCTTGAGCGGCATTGACGCCGCCAGCTACTTCAATCCAGTTCTGGATCATCGTGTCCTTACCGTCAACCTGAAGCGGCGACAGGGACTGTATATGCAGCACCTTAGGCTTATCCGACTCGGGAATTTTGGAAGTTACAGCCGTTATCTGTTCGAGCTTGCCATCCAGATAGCTGATAAAGGAATCGGCCCGGGTACGCGCATCTTCCCCAAGAATGTCTCCCGTCAGCCGGAAGCATTCTTTCATCTCGTCGAAATTCGTAAAGTTCAGCGTCACTGTGGGAATTCCGGCATTCTCCAGAGGCTGAATCAGCGGAGAACCGGTTGACGCAAAGGCTATGTCAGGCTTGTTCTTCAGCACCTCTTCCATTTGAGCTTCTGATTTGGTGAAGGCGGTCACGGCATTTTTCATCTGCGGATTTACTTTGTACAGCCAAGGGACCGACTTGGGCGTAGAAATGGTGGACACGATTTTGCCGCCGGCTCCAAGGATCGTCACGACTTCATTATGAGCAGGCCAGGCGTCAGCAATTGTATTGATTTGCGAGGGAATTGTTACCTGACGTCCGTCGGTGTCCGTAATGGTCTTGCCTGTATCGGCTGTCTGCGAGGAGGCCGCCTGAGGTGAGGCTGCCGGCGATGCCGCGGTTCCGGTGTCACCGTTATTTCCATTTGTATTATTGCTTCCGCATCCCGCCAGAACCAGGACTAGTGCAGCCGATAGTATGAACGCTACTAAGCTTTTTTCATTGAATCTTTTTTGCATGATAGTACCTCCTATAACTATGAATGATGAAGTGCGATTAAGACAACTCCTCAAGCATTTGACTTCCCGTCCGCATAAGCGGAACGCATGTCTTCACTTTCTGTCCTGTGGCGGCGGTAAGTTCCGCAATCTCGACATTGATGCCGTATGCGGATTTCAAATTTTCGGATGTTACCACCTCCTTCACAGATCCTGCCAGGAAAGGAAGCCCGCGGCGCAAGAGCGCCACTCTGTCTGAGCATAAAAAGGCGTGATCCGGAAAATGCGACGTCATGACTACCGTCATTCCCCGATTGCTAAGCAGCCGGATTTGCTCCAGCATTCGGATCTGATTGCCGAAGTCCAGATTGGATGTCGGCTCGTCCATTATCAAGATGTCCGGCTGCTGCGCCAGCGCCCGGGCGATCAGGACCATCTGCCGCTCTCCTCCGCTCAGCTCCGTATAGATTCGATCCCGAAGATAAGTGATCTGAAGCATTTGCAAGGCCTCATCGGCAATGCTCCGGTCTTTGGAGCTCGGTGAGGCGAACAGTCCGAGATGGGCGGTGCGGCCCATGGTGACCACATCGAAGACGCTGAATGGAAAAGGGGCGCCGTGCGCCTGGGGGACGTAGCCAACGGAACGGGCCAG includes these proteins:
- a CDS encoding organic hydroperoxide resistance protein — encoded protein: MKALYTATATVRGGREGSFESSDGALKHNLSMPKELGGSGGTGTNPEQLFAAGYGACYESALAFIARKEGVKLQDVEVTSNVSIGKDESDGGFKLSVRLDVKMSDVDHDQAEDLAKKAHDFCPYSKATRGNIEVELNVLEMSRQ
- a CDS encoding ABC transporter substrate-binding protein, which produces MQKRFNEKSLVAFILSAALVLVLAGCGSNNTNGNNGDTGTAASPAASPQAASSQTADTGKTITDTDGRQVTIPSQINTIADAWPAHNEVVTILGAGGKIVSTISTPKSVPWLYKVNPQMKNAVTAFTKSEAQMEEVLKNKPDIAFASTGSPLIQPLENAGIPTVTLNFTNFDEMKECFRLTGDILGEDARTRADSFISYLDGKLEQITAVTSKIPESDKPKVLHIQSLSPLQVDGKDTMIQNWIEVAGGVNAAQEISGNMKPVSLEQIVAWNPDYIMIGSGLTDTDHIMDDPAWKTLNAVKNGHVYNNPSGAFLWDRYGAEAALQIQWAAKTLHPDLFPDLNIVQETVSFYKQFLNYDLTNDEAQLIIDSKPPVE
- a CDS encoding ABC transporter ATP-binding protein; its protein translation is MLEVENLSCGYGSQPIVKEVSFSVQAGEIMCLLGPNGAGKTTLFKTLLYFLKPLGGTVKIKGQSTEGWSRQMLARSVGYVPQAHGAPFPFSVFDVVTMGRTAHLGLFASPSSKDRSIADEALQMLQITYLRDRIYTELSGGERQMVLIARALAQQPDILIMDEPTSNLDFGNQIRMLEQIRLLSNRGMTVVMTSHFPDHAFLCSDRVALLRRGLPFLAGSVKEVVTSENLKSAYGINVEIAELTAATGQKVKTCVPLMRTGSQMLEELS
- a CDS encoding glutathione peroxidase is translated as MSVYDFHANTLRGQEESLSKYKGKVLLIVNTASKCGFTPQYKGLQEVYEKFKDRGFEILGFPSNQFAAQEPGSSEEIQEFCQLNYGVSFPMYEKINVNGDSAHPLYKYLTKEAPGALGSKSIKWNFTKFLVDREGRVLKRFAPTTTPENIEDEIKTLLD